The Triticum aestivum cultivar Chinese Spring chromosome 7B, IWGSC CS RefSeq v2.1, whole genome shotgun sequence genome window below encodes:
- the LOC123161035 gene encoding zealexin A1 synthase encodes MEEWLLSLCFIALSTATVLAFWFLKLSGGKADPHKKQLPPGPWTLPVIGSLHHVISALPHRTMMQLSCRHGPLMLLRLGEVPAVVVSTADAAALVMKTHDLVFVDRPRSPTMDIASSGGKDIVFAPYGGHWRQMRKICVVQLLSSTQVSRMEGVRAEEVGSLLRDITAAASTGATINVSEKVMALTNDIVTRAVFGGKFARQCEFLREMDKAFKLVGGFCLADLFPSSRLVRWLSNGERDMKRCHGLIHHIIAEVVENRKAARASGVGRSIPGDEDMLDVLLTLQEDDSLEFPLTTETMGAVLHDVFAGATETTGNTLAWVISELMHNPHTMAKAQHEVRDVLGEGRSVITNSDLGELHYMPMILKEALRLHPPGPLIPRMAREDCTVMGYDIPKGTNVYINIFAISRDPRYWINPEEFMPERFENNNVNYKGTYFEFIPFGAGRRQCPGIQFSSSITEMALANLLYHFDWMLPDGANLASFDMSEKFGFAVSKKYDLKLRAIPHVWSNAMTLK; translated from the exons ATGGAGGAGTGGCTCCTAAGCTTGTGTTTCATAGCCCTCTCCACGGCCACGGTGCTGGCCTTTTGGTTTCTCAAGCTCTCTGGTGGCAAGGCCGACCCCCACAAGAAGCAGCTGCCTCCTGGGCCATGGACGCTCCCGGTCATCGGCAGCCTCCACCACGTCATCAGCGCCCTCCCGCATCGCACGATGATGCAGCTGTCTTGCCGGCACGGGCCGCTGATGCTCCTCAGGCTAGGTGAAGTCCCCGCCGTGGTGGTGTCCACCGCCGACGCCGCGGCGCTGGTGATGAAGACCCACGACCTCGTGTTCGTGGACCGGCCGCGCAGCCCGACCATGGACATCGCCAGCTCCGGCGGCAAGGACATCGTGTTCGCCCCGTATGGCGGCCACTGGCGTCAGATGCGCAAGATCTGCGTCGTGCAGCTCCTCAGCTCCACGCAGGTGAGTCGCATGGAGGGCGTCAGGGCCGAGGAGGTGGGCAGCCTCCTCCGCGACATcacggccgccgcctccaccggcgCCACCATCAACGTCAGCGAGAAGGTGATGGCACTCACCAACGACATCGTGACAAGGGCGGTTTTCGGCGGCAAGTTCGCACGGCAGTGCGAGTTCCTCCGGGAGATGGACAAGGCGTTTAAGCTCGTGGGCGGCTTTTGTCTGGCCGACCTCTTCCCGTCATCGAGGTTGGTACGGTGGCTGAGCAATGGCGAGCGCGACATGAAGAGATGCCATGGCCTCATCCATCACATCATTGCCGAGGTCGTCGAAAATCGCAAGGCCGCGCGAGCTTCTGGCGTGGGTCGTTCCATCCCAGGcgatgaggacatgttggacgtGTTGCTCACGCTCCAGGAGGACGACTCTTTGGAATTTCCTCTCACCACGGAGACAATGGGGGCCGTCTTGCAT GACGTATTTGCAGGGGCTACGGAGACCACAGGGAACACTTTGGCATGGGTCATATCAGAGCTTATGCACAACCCTCACACTATGGCTAAAGCACAGCATGAAGTACGCGATGTGTTGGGTGAAGGTCGATCTGTCATCACTAATAGTGACCTTGGTGAACTCCACTATATGCCGATGATCCTCAAGGAGGCCCTTAGGTTGCATCCGCCGGGTCCTCTGATTCCCCGCATGGCTAGAGAGGATTGTACAGTTATGGGTTATGATATCCCTAAAGGTACTAATGTTTATATTAATATTTTCGCAATTTCTAGGGATCCTAGATATTGGATCAATCCTGAAGAGTTCATGCCAGAGAGATTTGAAAATAACAATGTGAACTACAAAGGGACATACTTTGAGTTCATTCCCTTCGGAGCTGGGAGACGGCAATGCCCGGGGATTCAGTTTAGCTCATCAATCACTGAGATGGCACTAGCAAACCTTTTGTATCACTTCGATTGGATGCTCCCTGATGGTGCTAACCTTGCTTCGTTTGACATGTCCGAGAAATTTGGGTTTGCGGTAAGCAAAAAGTATGACCTGAAATTGAGAGCTATTCCACATGTGTGGTCCAATGCTATGACGTTGAAGTGA